One region of Candidatus Neptunochlamydia vexilliferae genomic DNA includes:
- the lpxD gene encoding UDP-3-O-(3-hydroxymyristoyl)glucosamine N-acyltransferase, giving the protein MTKQFSLADLSKLTETELVGDPNLQISSVDNLESASEQDASFLSNPKYNEAMKQSKAGVICIDRKTTLVEGKNFLVSDNPSRTFQLIAEKILASTGQASGFKGVHPSAVVHETATIGKDVTIGPCAVIDAHAKVGDGTEIYPHVYVGVSAKVGENCTLYPNSTVRERCQLGNRVILQSGAVIGSCGYGYTTDPKTGRHTKLEQIGNVILEDDVEIGANTTIDRARFKTTLIRKGTKLDNLVQIAHNVELGENNIIVSQTGIAGSAKLGNNVFLGGQAGVVGHVSISSNVKVATRGGVSKSITQPGIYGGSPVSPMAEFNKRQVLLRKIGSFVKELASLKKRIENLENS; this is encoded by the coding sequence ATGACCAAGCAATTCTCACTTGCTGATCTTTCCAAGCTCACAGAAACAGAGCTGGTTGGAGACCCTAACCTTCAGATTTCCAGCGTAGATAATTTAGAGTCGGCATCTGAGCAAGATGCCTCTTTCTTATCCAATCCCAAGTACAACGAAGCGATGAAACAATCCAAAGCTGGGGTCATCTGCATCGACCGGAAAACCACCCTTGTGGAAGGGAAAAACTTCCTTGTTTCTGACAACCCTTCCCGAACTTTCCAACTGATTGCTGAAAAAATTCTTGCCTCAACGGGACAAGCGTCGGGCTTTAAAGGGGTCCATCCCTCAGCAGTTGTGCATGAAACGGCGACCATTGGAAAAGATGTCACCATCGGCCCCTGCGCTGTCATCGATGCCCATGCAAAGGTAGGAGACGGAACAGAGATCTATCCCCATGTCTATGTGGGTGTCTCTGCGAAGGTGGGTGAAAACTGTACCCTTTATCCTAACTCAACGGTGCGGGAAAGGTGCCAACTCGGCAACCGGGTGATCCTTCAATCTGGAGCAGTCATCGGCTCTTGTGGCTATGGCTACACCACCGACCCTAAAACGGGAAGGCATACAAAGCTCGAGCAGATCGGAAACGTCATCCTCGAAGATGATGTCGAGATCGGCGCCAACACCACTATCGACCGTGCCCGTTTCAAAACCACCCTCATCAGAAAGGGAACAAAACTCGATAACCTGGTCCAAATTGCCCACAATGTAGAGCTTGGGGAAAACAATATCATTGTCTCCCAAACAGGAATTGCTGGCTCAGCAAAGCTAGGTAACAATGTCTTCCTGGGTGGGCAGGCCGGCGTGGTGGGGCATGTCTCCATCTCGAGCAACGTCAAGGTGGCAACACGTGGTGGCGTGAGCAAATCGATCACCCAGCCTGGCATTTATGGGGGAAGCCCGGTCTCACCCATGGCAGAGTTTAACAAGCGGCAGGTACTTCTCCGAAAGATCGGATCTTTCGTCAAAGAGCTCGCTAGTCTTAAGAAGCGGATCGAAAACCTCGAGAACTCCTAA